From Ammospiza caudacuta isolate bAmmCau1 chromosome 15, bAmmCau1.pri, whole genome shotgun sequence, a single genomic window includes:
- the CD40 gene encoding tumor necrosis factor receptor superfamily member 5 isoform X2 produces the protein MNRLGLWGLLCAALLGCWEPADALTCFDKQYVYKGRCCNRCRPGEKLMSECSETQDSVCAPCESGHYQPSWTKEKHCAPHDICESNAGLIEKIKGNVTHNTVCQCRAGTHCSDISCQTCVENQPCQLGSGFVAAKAMERMSSPCEPCAEGTFSNVSSKTEPCHPWTSCEEKGLVMKVKGTNSSDVICESSRRSSLSVLIPITAAVVTCLVGVCIYCLVHTDSRRRGPKEETLLRGQPVAQEDGKESRISEQEML, from the exons ATGAACCggctggggctctggggactGCTCTGCGCGGCGCTGCTGGGC tgctgggagcctgcTGATGCCTTGACATGCTTTGATAAGCAGTATGTATACAAGGGCAGGTGCTGCAACCGGTGTCGGCCAG GGGAAAAACTGATGTCTGAGTGCAGTGAAACACAAGACTCTGTTTGTGCCCCCTGTGAGAGCGGGCACTATCAGCCAAGCTGGACCAAGGAGAAGCACTGTGCTCCTCATGACATCTGTGAAAGCA ATGCCGGCCTCATTGAGAAGATAAAAGGAAATGTAACACACAACACGGTGTGCCAGTGCCGGGCTGGCACGCACTGCTCTGACATCAGCTGCCAGACCTGCGTGGAGAACCAGCCTTGCCAGCTTGGCTCTGGCTTTGTGGCAG ccaaGGCCATGGAGCGGATGTCATCCCCCTGTGAACCCTGTGCAGAAGGCACCTTCTCCAACGTCTCATCTAAAACCGAGCCGTGCCACCCCTGGACAAG ctgtgaggagAAGGGGCTGGTGATGAAGGTGAAAGGGACGAACTCCTCGGATGTGATCTGTG AGTCCAGCAGGCGCTCCTCCCTGTCAGTGCTGATCCCCATCACAGCTGCAGTTGTCACGTGCCTCGTGGGTGTCTGCATCTACTGCTTGGTGCACACAG ATTCCAGGCGACGAGGGCCAAAGGAG GAGACCCTACTCAGGGGCCAGCCTGTGGCCCAGGAGGATGGCAAGGAGAGCCGCATCTCggagcaggagatgctgtga
- the CD40 gene encoding tumor necrosis factor receptor superfamily member 5 isoform X1: MNRLGLWGLLCAALLGCWEPADALTCFDKQYVYKGRCCNRCRPGEKLMSECSETQDSVCAPCESGHYQPSWTKEKHCAPHDICESNAGLIEKIKGNVTHNTVCQCRAGTHCSDISCQTCVENQPCQLGSGFVAAKAMERMSSPCEPCAEGTFSNVSSKTEPCHPWTSCEEKGLVMKVKGTNSSDVICESSRRSSLSVLIPITAAVVTCLVGVCIYCLVHTDSRRRGPKEIEAGEPGESPHSQQPTEQDENVLPVQETLLRGQPVAQEDGKESRISEQEML; encoded by the exons ATGAACCggctggggctctggggactGCTCTGCGCGGCGCTGCTGGGC tgctgggagcctgcTGATGCCTTGACATGCTTTGATAAGCAGTATGTATACAAGGGCAGGTGCTGCAACCGGTGTCGGCCAG GGGAAAAACTGATGTCTGAGTGCAGTGAAACACAAGACTCTGTTTGTGCCCCCTGTGAGAGCGGGCACTATCAGCCAAGCTGGACCAAGGAGAAGCACTGTGCTCCTCATGACATCTGTGAAAGCA ATGCCGGCCTCATTGAGAAGATAAAAGGAAATGTAACACACAACACGGTGTGCCAGTGCCGGGCTGGCACGCACTGCTCTGACATCAGCTGCCAGACCTGCGTGGAGAACCAGCCTTGCCAGCTTGGCTCTGGCTTTGTGGCAG ccaaGGCCATGGAGCGGATGTCATCCCCCTGTGAACCCTGTGCAGAAGGCACCTTCTCCAACGTCTCATCTAAAACCGAGCCGTGCCACCCCTGGACAAG ctgtgaggagAAGGGGCTGGTGATGAAGGTGAAAGGGACGAACTCCTCGGATGTGATCTGTG AGTCCAGCAGGCGCTCCTCCCTGTCAGTGCTGATCCCCATCACAGCTGCAGTTGTCACGTGCCTCGTGGGTGTCTGCATCTACTGCTTGGTGCACACAG ATTCCAGGCGACGAGGGCCAAAGGAG ATAGAGGCTGGGGAGCCTGGAGAGAGCCCACATAGCCAGCAGCCCACGGAGCAGGATGAGAATGTCTTGCCTGTGCAGGAGACCCTACTCAGGGGCCAGCCTGTGGCCCAGGAGGATGGCAAGGAGAGCCGCATCTCggagcaggagatgctgtga
- the CD40 gene encoding tumor necrosis factor receptor superfamily member 5 isoform X3: MSECSETQDSVCAPCESGHYQPSWTKEKHCAPHDICESNAGLIEKIKGNVTHNTVCQCRAGTHCSDISCQTCVENQPCQLGSGFVAAKAMERMSSPCEPCAEGTFSNVSSKTEPCHPWTSCEEKGLVMKVKGTNSSDVICESSRRSSLSVLIPITAAVVTCLVGVCIYCLVHTDSRRRGPKEIEAGEPGESPHSQQPTEQDENVLPVQETLLRGQPVAQEDGKESRISEQEML; encoded by the exons ATGTCTGAGTGCAGTGAAACACAAGACTCTGTTTGTGCCCCCTGTGAGAGCGGGCACTATCAGCCAAGCTGGACCAAGGAGAAGCACTGTGCTCCTCATGACATCTGTGAAAGCA ATGCCGGCCTCATTGAGAAGATAAAAGGAAATGTAACACACAACACGGTGTGCCAGTGCCGGGCTGGCACGCACTGCTCTGACATCAGCTGCCAGACCTGCGTGGAGAACCAGCCTTGCCAGCTTGGCTCTGGCTTTGTGGCAG ccaaGGCCATGGAGCGGATGTCATCCCCCTGTGAACCCTGTGCAGAAGGCACCTTCTCCAACGTCTCATCTAAAACCGAGCCGTGCCACCCCTGGACAAG ctgtgaggagAAGGGGCTGGTGATGAAGGTGAAAGGGACGAACTCCTCGGATGTGATCTGTG AGTCCAGCAGGCGCTCCTCCCTGTCAGTGCTGATCCCCATCACAGCTGCAGTTGTCACGTGCCTCGTGGGTGTCTGCATCTACTGCTTGGTGCACACAG ATTCCAGGCGACGAGGGCCAAAGGAG ATAGAGGCTGGGGAGCCTGGAGAGAGCCCACATAGCCAGCAGCCCACGGAGCAGGATGAGAATGTCTTGCCTGTGCAGGAGACCCTACTCAGGGGCCAGCCTGTGGCCCAGGAGGATGGCAAGGAGAGCCGCATCTCggagcaggagatgctgtga